In Lysobacter sp. FW306-1B-D06B, the sequence CGACTGCGATCCGGTGCCGCCGCCCGCGGTCCAGCCGCTCAGCGTGCCGTCCTCGAAGCTTGCGTTCTGGATGTCCACCGCAGCGAAGGCGGCCGTGGGCGAGAGCAGCAATGCCGCCAGCAGAGCCGCGCACATGCGCGTCATGGCCGGTGCGTCGTGCGTGGCGGCGGAACGAGCGCCCTTCACACGACCGCGGACAAGCTCGGAAGCGACAACCCACTGGTTGAGCGCACGGTTCCAGACAACGCGAAAAACGTGATTCATTCGGATGCGGCTCCCCACCGCAGGACAGGACGAAGAACGAACGAGCAGGCGCCGGCGCACACCGCGGGCCGGCAACGACGGACGTTGCGGACGCGTTGGTGCAATGGGCATGCCGGCGCGGAACCCGCGCTGCAGGCGGTTCCGGCGTGGAGGTCCCCGCTCGCCCTCGTTAACGTCATCGATCCGATTTACTTGATCGCGTTCACACTTTTTCATTCCGAAACCGCTCATTCGGCAAAGTTCGGGCCGCGAGGCGCGATTGAGCGGGTCGCGGTGAGGGAACCAGGCGGCCCGCCGCTTTGTATCGCCGTGTATCCACCGCCCGACGGGCCACCTTTCCCGACAAAACGCCCGCAATCGCGACACGAGCGCGATACCGCCCGGCCTCGAAATGGCGCCACCGGAAAACACCGCCGCCTTCGAGGAAACCCCGATGTCCACCGTCTCCGCTGCATCCCCTGCGCCCCTGCTGTCCCGCGTCGACGGCGTCGGCGCGTGGCTCGCCCCGCTCGGTCTGCGCGTGCTGCTGGCGTGGGAGTTCTTCGAGGCCGGCCGCGAGAAGTTGCAGGGCGAGAACTGGTTCGCCGAGCTGGCCGACAAGTTTCCGCTGCCGTTCTCGCTGCTGGGCGCCAACGTCAACTGGACGCTGGCGACGTGGACGGAGCTGCTGGGCAGCATCGCGCTGCTGATCGGCCTAGGCACGCGCTACGCGGCGGCGACGCTGTTCGTGGTGACGGTCGTTGCGATCCATGCCGTGCACTGGCCGTCGGAGTGGTCGAGCCTCGCCGAGCTCTGGCAGGGCTACGCGATCAGCAATGACGGCTACGGCAACTACAAGCTCCCGCTGATCTACCTGGCGATGTTGCTGCCGCTGATGTTCGGCGGCGCCGGACGCCTGAGCGTGGATCACCTCATCGCTTCGCGCCGCGCATCCACCGCCGCCGCGACGCCCGACACGCTGGCCTGGGGCGTGGTGCTGTTCGCCATCGGCACGACCGTCTCGCTGCTGCTGCCGTGGGCCGGTGCCGCGCTCGCCGTTTCCGGCGTCGCCCTGATGGCCTGGCCGCGCCGCCGCAGGACCGCGTCGGAACTGCTGGCCGCGGCCTGATCGCCCTTTTCGATGTTCCCGCGCCATGCACGGCGCAACCCCCGCACGGCCCCCGTGCACACCTGGAGACTCACCATGTCACGCAACACCACCCGCAACACCGCCGGCATGATCGGCATCGCCCTCGCCGGCCTGGTCCTGGGCAATTCCGCCTTCGCGATGCAGCCCCTCGCGCAGGGCTACATGCTCGCCGCCAGCCACGCCGCGGGCGAAGGCAAGTGCGGTGAAGGCAAGTGCGGCAGCACGCAGGCCAAGCCGGCCAAGGGCGCCGCGTCGAAGGCCGCCGAAGGCAAGTGCGGCGAAGGCCAGTGCGGCGACGCACGCTTCAACAAGACCGACGCCAATGACGACGGCCTCGTCTCCAAGGCCGAGTACCTGAAGGCCGTGCCGACCGGCGAAGGCTGGGCCGACAAGGACGCCAACGCCGACGGCTTCATCTCCGAGCGCGAAGCCTACGACTACACGAAGGCGCGCTTCGAAGCCAACGGCAAGAAGGTCCCGATCGGCCGCTTCGCCGCCTTCCCGGAATAACCCCGTCCCGCCGCGCCCCGCGATGCCATCGCGGGGCCCTCATCGAGTCCACGCCATGACGCAACTCCCTTCCGCTTCCGCCGGCCTCGGCCTGCGCCGCAGCCTGATTCCAGAGCTGCTGGCGATGGACGACGGCGCCGTGGACTTCCTCGAACTGGCGCCGGAAAACTGGATCGGCGTCGGCGGCCGCTCCGGCGAACAGCTCGCGCAGTTGTCGGCGCGGCTCCCGTTGAGCGCGCACGGGCTGTCGCTCTCGCTCGGCGGCACCGAACCGCTGGACATGAAGCTGCTGCTGGGCACGCGCGAGTTGCTGGAACGCCACGGCATCGCGCTCTACAGCGAGCACCTGAGCTACGCCTCCGACGACGGCCATCTCTACGACCTGATGCCGATTCCGTTCACCGATGAAGCCGTGCGTCACGTTGCCGCGCGCATCCGCGTGGTGCAGGACGTGCTGGGGCGCCGCATCGCGGTGGAGAACGTCTCCTACTACGCCGCGCCGTACCAGGCGCTGGCCGAGATCGATTTCGTCCGCGCCGTGCTCGACGAGGCCGACTGCGACCTGCTGCTGGACGTGAACAACCTCTACGTGAACTCGATCAACCACGGCTACGACGCGCAGGCGTTCCTTGCGCGGCTGCCGGGCGAGCGCATCGCCTCGTACCACATCGCCGGCCATTTCGACGAAGACATCGACCTCAAGGTCGACACGCACGGCGCGCCGGTGAAGGCCGACGTGTGGGACCTGCTGGCCGACGCGTACCGCCGCTTCGGCGTGCGTCCGACGCTGCTGGAACGCGACTTCAACTTCCCGCCGCTGTCCGAACTGCTGACCGAAACCAACCGCATCCGCACGATGCAGGCCGCCTACGCCGACCGTGCGCGCCTGCTGGAGCTGGCCCATGCATGAGCTTCGCCAGCAGCAGTACACGCTTGCGCGTCACCTGCGCGACCCGTCCGCGCACCCGCCGCCGCCCGGCCTGGAGCCGCGCCGGGTGAAGGTGTACGCGGAACTGTTCTTCAACTCGATCGAGGGCTTGCTCTCCGGCGGCTTCCCGGTGATCCGCCAGACGCTCGGCACGACCGCGTGGAAGGCGCTGGTGCGCGAGTTCTATGCGAACCATCGCAGCCGCACGCCGTTGTTCCCGCAGGTCGCGGGCGAGTTCGTCGATTACCTGGACGAGCGTGCGGATGACACGACGCTGCCGCCGTGGCTGCCGGAGCTGGCGCATTACGAGTGGATCGAGCAACTGCTGCTCACGCACGACGCGTCGCATCCGCTCGACGATGCCGACATCGACCCGCTCGACGGCGTGCTGCGCCTGTCGCCACTGGCGATGCCGCTGGCCTACCGCTGGCCGGTGACGGAGATCGGCCCGGACTTCGTGCCCGACGCA encodes:
- a CDS encoding DUF692 domain-containing protein, whose protein sequence is MTQLPSASAGLGLRRSLIPELLAMDDGAVDFLELAPENWIGVGGRSGEQLAQLSARLPLSAHGLSLSLGGTEPLDMKLLLGTRELLERHGIALYSEHLSYASDDGHLYDLMPIPFTDEAVRHVAARIRVVQDVLGRRIAVENVSYYAAPYQALAEIDFVRAVLDEADCDLLLDVNNLYVNSINHGYDAQAFLARLPGERIASYHIAGHFDEDIDLKVDTHGAPVKADVWDLLADAYRRFGVRPTLLERDFNFPPLSELLTETNRIRTMQAAYADRARLLELAHA
- a CDS encoding EF-hand domain-containing protein — encoded protein: MSRNTTRNTAGMIGIALAGLVLGNSAFAMQPLAQGYMLAASHAAGEGKCGEGKCGSTQAKPAKGAASKAAEGKCGEGQCGDARFNKTDANDDGLVSKAEYLKAVPTGEGWADKDANADGFISEREAYDYTKARFEANGKKVPIGRFAAFPE
- a CDS encoding DoxX family protein yields the protein MSTVSAASPAPLLSRVDGVGAWLAPLGLRVLLAWEFFEAGREKLQGENWFAELADKFPLPFSLLGANVNWTLATWTELLGSIALLIGLGTRYAAATLFVVTVVAIHAVHWPSEWSSLAELWQGYAISNDGYGNYKLPLIYLAMLLPLMFGGAGRLSVDHLIASRRASTAAATPDTLAWGVVLFAIGTTVSLLLPWAGAALAVSGVALMAWPRRRRTASELLAAA
- a CDS encoding putative DNA-binding domain-containing protein, coding for MHELRQQQYTLARHLRDPSAHPPPPGLEPRRVKVYAELFFNSIEGLLSGGFPVIRQTLGTTAWKALVREFYANHRSRTPLFPQVAGEFVDYLDERADDTTLPPWLPELAHYEWIEQLLLTHDASHPLDDADIDPLDGVLRLSPLAMPLAYRWPVTEIGPDFVPDAPPPEATTLVVHRDADHEVRFVRIAPLVYHLLVSIQAHARSGRGHLLALADEAGVDPIEFQAHALPVLHALRAQGVVFVPPQLPHLPSPNAMESP